The proteins below come from a single Oxyura jamaicensis isolate SHBP4307 breed ruddy duck chromosome 1, BPBGC_Ojam_1.0, whole genome shotgun sequence genomic window:
- the MIEF1 gene encoding mitochondrial dynamics protein MID51 produces MAGAGQRKGKKDDNGIGTAIDFVLSNARLVLGVGGAAMLGIATLAVKRMYDRAISAPSSPTRLSQSGKRSWEEPNWLGSSSRLLTQDMKTNLSRSLQTLPTDPSAADTDFFRPTKPKPSAKRSQVELKKSRLRLSLQEKLFAYYRRKVAIPADEQARAKQAAVDICAELRSFLRAKLPDMPLRDMYLSGSLYDDLQVVTADHIQLIVPLMLEQNLWSCIPGEDTIMNIPGFYLVRRENPEYFPRGSSYWDRCVVGGYLSPKAVAETFEKVVAGSINWPAIGTLLDYVIRPAAPPADLTLEVQYDPERHLFIDFLPSLTLGDIILVAKPHRLAQNDNLWRLSLRPAETARLRALDQCDSGCRCLCLKIFKAVCKSNPALGHLTASQLTNVILHLSQEESDWSQDVLADRFLQALKGLIRYLEAGVLPSALNPKVNLFSELTPEEVDELGYTLYSSLSEPEVLLQT; encoded by the exons ATGGCAGGCGCTGGGCAGCGCAAAGGCAAGAAGGACGACAATGGCATCGGCACGGCCATCGACTTCGTGCTGTCCAACGCCCGGCTCGTGCTGGGCGTGGGTGGAGCGGCGATGCTGGGCATTGCCACGCTGGCCGTCAAACGG ATGTACGACCGGGCTATCAGTGCTCCCAGCAGCCCCACTCGCTTGAGCCAGTCAGGGAAGAGGAGCTGGGAAGAGCCCAACTGGCTGGGGTCCTCCTCGCGCTTGCTGACCCAGGACATGAAGACTAACCTCAGCCGCTCCCTGCAGACCCTTCCCACCGATCCTTCGGCCGCTGACACAG ACTTCTTCCGACCCACGAAGCCCAAGCCATCTGCCAAGAGGAGTCAGGTGGAGCTGAAAAAATCCCGCCTTCGCCTGTCTCTGCAAGAAAAGCTCTTTGCCTATTACCGGAGGAAGGTAGCTATCCCAGCGGACGAGCAGGCCCGGGCCAAGCAAGCAGCCGTGGACATCTGTGCTGAGCTGCGCAGCTTCCTACGTGCCAAGCTGCCGGACATGCCCCTGCGTGACATGTACCTCAGCGGCAGCCTGTATGACGACCTGCAG GTAGTGACAGCTGACCACATCCAGCTCATTGTCCCTCTCATGCTGGAGCAGAACCTATGGTCGTGCATCCCCGGGGAGGACACTATCATGAACATTCCTGGCTTCTACCTGGTGCGTCGGGAAAACCCGGAGTACTTTCCCCGTGGGAGCAGCTACTGGGACCGCTGTGTGGTGGGAGGTTACCTTTCCCCCAAAGCTGTAGCAGAGACATTTGAGAAAGTTGTAGCTGGCTCTATCAACTGGCCAGCAATCGGGACTCTCTTGGATTACGTGATCCGTCCCGCGGCTCCCCCGGCAGACTTGACGCTGGAAGTCCAGTACGATCCCGAGCGGCACCTTTTTATTGACTTCCTACCGTCCCTGACGCTGGGCGACATCATCCTTGTGGCCAAACCCCATCGGCTGGCCCAGAATGACAACCTGTGGCGACTGAGCCTGCGGCCAGCAGAAACAGCTCGCCTCCGGGCCCTGGACCAGTGCGATTCTGGCTGCCGTTGCTTGTGCCTGAAGATCTTCAAAGCGGTCTGCAAGTCGAACCCAGCCCTGGGTCACCTCACCGCCAGCCAGCTCACCAACGTCATCCTGCACCTGTCCCAGGAGGAGTCCGACTGGTCCCAGGACGTGCTGGCTGATCGCTTCTTGCAGGCGCTGAAGGGGCTGATCCGCTACTTGGAGGCGGGCGTCCTCCCCAGCGCCCTGAACCCCAAGGTGAACTTGTTTTCGGAGCTCACCCCAGAAGAAGTGGATGAATTGGGCTACACCCTCTACAGCTCTCTCTCAGAGCCAGAGGTCTTGCTGCAGACGTAA
- the LOC118173926 gene encoding MIEF1 upstream open reading frame protein-like: MAAWSREAVLSLYRALLRRGRALRYTDRDFYRAAVRSEFRRHRGLQRPEDRERQLEKGQAFLRSGLGGAALGLARALEAPPAPPHALRFPNCARLINASCPPPS, translated from the coding sequence ATGGCAGCGTGGTCGCGGGAGGCCGTCCTCAGCCTGTACCGGGCTCTGCtgcgccggggccgggcgctgcgcTACACCGACCGCGACTTCTACCGGGCCGCCGTCCGCAGCGAGTTCCGCCGCCACCGCGGGCTGCAGCGGCCGGAGgacagggagaggcagctggagaAGGGGCAGGCTTTCCTGCGgagcgggctggggggggctgctcTAGGCCTTGCCCGTGCTCTGGaggctcctcctgctcccccccacGCCCTCCGATTCCCTAATTGTGCCCGGCTGATTAATGCTTCCTGCCCGCCGCCGTCCTGA